From bacterium, the proteins below share one genomic window:
- a CDS encoding MFS transporter codes for MNRGARAIFGWVMYDFANSAYAVVILAVIFNAYFAQEVAGGAAGTTFHLLGHSFAIPGASIFSFVNALAMGLVGLASPVLGALADYSGRKRRYLSWAWLGGVASTAALVWVGPGDLWLATLLFVVSSVGFSAGSVFYDAFLPELGDSRLAGRISGAGYAAGYLGGGLLLVVILLLKQQWPGFDYRHSFPLTALWWLVFALPTMLWLKDRPVEIPAGRLGGYLKIGLRRVRRTLAHFRELSVLERFLLANLIYSTGIESVIRLASIFGALELGMAQGELVLFFLVIQGTALVGAMAFGWAADRFTRRGALLATLGIWVLTLLWAWQLGLFGNALREFWLVGVLAGLAMGGSQGVSRALQSILLPAGMENEFFGFFTLSGRLANILGMVSFGLVTWITGDMRLGIVSLLFFFLAGMGLLLRVNVTEGIRQAERFRRAMGG; via the coding sequence GTGAACCGCGGCGCACGAGCCATTTTCGGCTGGGTGATGTATGACTTCGCCAACAGCGCCTATGCCGTGGTCATCCTGGCGGTCATCTTCAATGCCTACTTCGCACAGGAGGTGGCGGGCGGCGCGGCCGGGACCACCTTCCACCTGCTGGGCCACAGCTTCGCCATTCCCGGTGCCAGCATTTTCAGCTTCGTCAATGCGCTGGCCATGGGCCTGGTGGGCCTCGCCTCCCCCGTGCTGGGCGCCCTGGCCGACTACAGCGGGCGCAAGCGGCGCTACCTGTCCTGGGCCTGGCTGGGCGGCGTGGCCAGCACGGCGGCCCTCGTCTGGGTGGGGCCGGGCGACCTGTGGCTGGCCACCCTGCTCTTCGTGGTCAGCAGCGTGGGATTCAGCGCCGGATCCGTCTTCTACGACGCCTTCCTGCCGGAGCTGGGCGACAGCCGGCTGGCGGGCCGCATCTCGGGGGCGGGCTACGCCGCGGGATACCTGGGCGGGGGCTTGCTCCTCGTCGTCATCCTGCTGCTCAAACAGCAGTGGCCGGGCTTCGACTACCGCCACAGCTTTCCCCTCACCGCCCTCTGGTGGCTGGTCTTCGCCCTGCCCACCATGCTGTGGCTGAAGGACCGGCCCGTGGAGATCCCGGCCGGGCGGCTGGGCGGCTACCTCAAGATCGGCCTGCGGCGCGTGCGCCGCACCCTGGCCCATTTCCGCGAGCTGTCCGTGCTGGAGCGCTTCCTCCTGGCCAACCTCATCTATTCGACGGGCATCGAGAGCGTGATCCGCCTCGCCTCCATCTTCGGCGCCCTGGAACTGGGCATGGCCCAGGGTGAACTCGTGCTCTTCTTCCTGGTCATCCAGGGCACGGCCCTGGTCGGCGCCATGGCCTTCGGCTGGGCGGCGGACCGCTTCACGCGCCGTGGCGCCTTGCTGGCCACGCTGGGCATCTGGGTGCTCACGCTGCTCTGGGCTTGGCAACTGGGCTTGTTCGGGAACGCCCTGCGCGAGTTCTGGCTGGTGGGCGTGCTGGCCGGCCTGGCCATGGGCGGCAGCCAGGGCGTTTCCCGGGCGCTGCAGAGCATCCTGCTGCCGGCCGGCATGGAGAACGAGTTCTTCGGCTTCTTCACACTGAGCGGGCGCCTGGCCAACATCCTGGGCATGGTCAGCTTCGGACTGGTCACCTGGATCACGGGGGACATGCGCCTGGGCATCGTCTCGCTGCTCTTCTTCTTCCTGGCGGGGATGGGCCTGCTTCTGCGCGTCAACGTGACCGAGGGGATCCGGCAGGCGGAGCGCTTCCGCCGGGCGATGGGAGGGTGA
- a CDS encoding NfeD family protein yields the protein MIQSGAVFWWIAAALLVAVELATGTFYLLMLALGAVAAALAAHLGLASIGQMLAAAVVGGGAVFLWYLHRRRQPPAPGVQEDRNMLLDIGSRVRVDRWEEDGTARVQHRGASWAARWAGPGEPAPGEHVIRKIDGSCLLLEK from the coding sequence ATGATCCAGAGTGGAGCCGTCTTTTGGTGGATCGCCGCCGCCTTGCTGGTGGCGGTGGAGTTGGCCACCGGCACCTTCTACCTGCTCATGCTGGCCCTGGGTGCCGTGGCGGCCGCCCTGGCCGCCCACCTGGGCCTGGCCAGCATCGGGCAGATGCTGGCCGCCGCCGTCGTGGGTGGTGGCGCCGTCTTCCTCTGGTACTTGCATCGTCGCCGGCAACCGCCCGCCCCCGGCGTCCAGGAGGATCGCAACATGCTCCTCGACATCGGCTCCCGGGTCCGGGTCGATCGCTGGGAGGAGGACGGCACGGCGCGCGTCCAGCACCGCGGTGCCAGCTGGGCCGCCCGCTGGGCCGGCCCGGGAGAACCCGCGCCGGGTGAACACGTCATCCGCAAGATCGACGGCAGTTGCCTGCTGCTTGAGAAATAG
- a CDS encoding SPFH domain-containing protein — METIALLLLVIAGIFIMSAIKVVPQQHAFVVERLGKFHVVLSPGLSFLLPFIDRVAYRHLLKEIPLDVPSQVCITRDNTQLTVDGILYFQVTDPMRASYGASNYVVAISQLAQTTLRSVIGRMELDKTFEERDAINASVVQALDEAALNWGVKVLRYEIKDLTPPAEILRSMQAQITAEREKRALIAASEGRRQEQINIATGEREAAIARSEGEKQAEINMAQGEAAAITTVAEATADAIRKIAEAIRQPGGEQAVQLKVAEKAVDAYGQLAKTNNTMIVPGNMTEVSSLIGTAMTLFRGGVK; from the coding sequence ATGGAGACCATCGCCCTGCTTCTGCTGGTCATCGCCGGCATTTTCATCATGAGCGCCATCAAGGTGGTGCCTCAGCAGCACGCTTTCGTGGTGGAACGCCTGGGCAAGTTCCACGTGGTGCTCTCGCCCGGCCTCAGCTTCCTTCTTCCCTTCATCGACCGGGTGGCCTATCGCCACCTGCTCAAGGAGATCCCGCTGGACGTGCCCAGCCAGGTCTGCATCACGCGGGACAACACGCAGCTCACCGTGGATGGCATCCTCTATTTCCAGGTGACGGACCCCATGCGCGCCAGCTACGGCGCCAGCAATTACGTGGTGGCGATCAGCCAGCTGGCCCAGACCACCCTGCGCAGCGTGATCGGGCGCATGGAGCTGGACAAGACCTTCGAGGAGCGCGACGCCATCAATGCCTCCGTGGTGCAGGCCCTGGACGAAGCCGCCCTCAACTGGGGCGTCAAGGTGCTGCGCTACGAGATCAAGGACCTCACCCCGCCGGCCGAGATCCTGCGCTCCATGCAGGCCCAGATCACCGCCGAGCGCGAGAAACGCGCCCTCATCGCCGCCTCCGAGGGCCGGCGCCAGGAGCAGATCAACATCGCCACCGGTGAGCGGGAGGCGGCCATCGCGCGCTCCGAGGGCGAGAAGCAGGCGGAGATCAACATGGCCCAGGGCGAGGCCGCCGCCATCACCACGGTGGCGGAAGCCACCGCGGACGCCATCCGCAAGATCGCCGAGGCCATCCGCCAGCCGGGCGGCGAGCAGGCCGTGCAGTTGAAGGTGGCGGAGAAGGCGGTGGACGCATACGGCCAGCTGGCCAAGACCAACAACACCATGATCGTTCCCGGCAACATGACGGAGGTCTCCTCTCTCATCGGGACGGCCATGACTCTCTTTCGCGGCGGCGTGAAATGA
- a CDS encoding SatD family protein, whose product MTVVVMIADLVRSRVIPDRADFQRRLAGSLQELDVLAGSELLSPGTITLGDEFQALFRSFHGILPWLPVLLSRIAPVAARFALAAGPLSTDINPKAALAMDGPAFIAARELLTRLKSQRRTVIQATGVGRPAPALANAALSLLAGMMEGWKPGTHAILGRLASGQSVDEIAQGLGLSTRGVYKHQAGRHLPEVRRLLQQAAQDLDERFLACPDDGERP is encoded by the coding sequence ATGACCGTCGTGGTGATGATCGCCGATCTGGTCCGCTCCCGGGTCATCCCGGATCGGGCCGATTTCCAGCGAAGACTGGCCGGTTCCCTGCAGGAGCTGGACGTCCTCGCCGGCTCCGAATTGCTCTCTCCCGGCACGATCACCCTGGGGGACGAGTTCCAGGCGCTGTTCCGCTCCTTCCACGGCATCCTGCCCTGGCTGCCCGTCCTGCTCAGCCGGATCGCTCCCGTGGCGGCCCGCTTCGCCCTGGCGGCGGGCCCCCTCAGCACCGACATCAATCCCAAGGCCGCCCTGGCCATGGACGGTCCAGCCTTCATCGCCGCGCGGGAGCTGCTCACCCGCCTCAAGTCCCAGCGTCGCACGGTGATCCAGGCAACGGGGGTGGGGCGGCCCGCGCCCGCCCTGGCCAACGCCGCCCTCTCCCTGCTGGCGGGCATGATGGAGGGTTGGAAGCCGGGCACCCACGCCATCCTCGGCCGTCTCGCCTCCGGCCAGTCCGTGGATGAGATCGCCCAGGGCCTGGGCCTCAGCACGCGGGGCGTGTACAAGCACCAGGCGGGGCGGCACTTGCCGGAAGTCCGCCGTCTGCTGCAGCAGGCGGCGCAGGATCTGGACGAGCGATTCCTTGCCTGTCCGGACGATGGAGAGAGGCCATGA
- a CDS encoding GNAT family N-acetyltransferase, whose translation MPASFQQQPDLAPALFNLLDLVFPGLAAGAAAIRQLGASWEDVSTPFVVCADGVVLSHVGLIELPLVLMGQPVAAGTLHAVATRPDHRGKGLFRRVMTELLAHAASRHEILVLTTEHPEYFTPFGFRHVPEHAFRLPCRHGGGGRSRRLDPAQAVDLALLHRLSTTRQPVSRVVGVGPQAAILLFNESRRPLWYVEELDALLCLEHEGDLLRLFDVVAPKPPSWPALLAALPWPVSMVEFNFAPDQFAPRAKPVARLLEHDGPSWLMVRGPWPPDGRPFTLPRSART comes from the coding sequence GTGCCTGCCTCCTTCCAACAGCAACCCGACCTGGCCCCCGCCCTCTTCAATCTGTTGGATCTGGTGTTCCCCGGACTGGCGGCCGGCGCGGCGGCGATCCGCCAGCTGGGTGCGTCCTGGGAGGATGTCTCGACTCCCTTCGTGGTCTGTGCAGACGGCGTCGTGCTCTCCCATGTCGGTCTGATCGAGTTGCCCCTGGTGCTCATGGGCCAACCGGTGGCGGCCGGCACCCTGCACGCCGTGGCCACCCGCCCGGACCATCGCGGCAAGGGCCTTTTCCGACGGGTCATGACCGAGCTGCTGGCCCATGCCGCCTCCCGCCACGAGATCCTGGTGCTGACCACCGAACACCCGGAGTACTTCACGCCCTTTGGCTTCCGCCACGTGCCGGAACACGCTTTCCGCCTGCCCTGCCGACACGGCGGAGGCGGTCGCTCCCGGCGGCTGGATCCCGCCCAGGCGGTGGATCTCGCCCTGCTCCATCGCCTGTCGACGACGCGCCAGCCCGTCTCGCGGGTGGTCGGAGTGGGGCCGCAAGCGGCCATCCTCCTCTTCAACGAGAGCCGCCGGCCGCTCTGGTACGTGGAGGAGTTGGATGCCCTGCTCTGCCTGGAACATGAGGGAGACCTGCTGCGCCTCTTCGATGTGGTGGCGCCCAAGCCGCCTTCCTGGCCAGCCTTGCTTGCCGCCTTGCCCTGGCCGGTGTCCATGGTGGAGTTCAACTTTGCGCCTGACCAATTCGCACCCAGGGCGAAACCTGTCGCCCGCCTGCTTGAACACGATGGCCCTTCCTGGCTGATGGTGCGCGGCCCCTGGCCGCCGGATGGCCGCCCCTTCACGCTGCCACGATCGGCGCGGACCTGA
- a CDS encoding SET domain-containing protein-lysine N-methyltransferase: protein MSVPASSRPPHCQVRRSRIQGRGVFALRTIRRGTKVLEYTGERISQEEAVRRYDDDARPRAHVVLFAVDDETVIDGGSGGSDARFVNHSCAPNCEAVEDEGRIFIRALRTIGEGEELTYDYRLQLPGRRSRKVETRYSCRCGAPDCRGTMLEPRPRSVLG, encoded by the coding sequence GTGTCCGTCCCCGCCTCTTCCCGCCCGCCCCATTGCCAGGTCCGTCGCTCCCGCATCCAGGGACGGGGCGTCTTCGCCCTGCGCACCATCCGTCGCGGCACGAAGGTGCTGGAGTACACGGGGGAGCGCATCAGCCAGGAGGAGGCCGTCCGGCGCTACGATGACGACGCGCGCCCCCGGGCCCATGTCGTGCTCTTCGCCGTGGACGATGAAACGGTGATCGACGGAGGTTCCGGCGGCAGCGATGCGCGCTTCGTCAACCACTCCTGCGCGCCAAACTGCGAGGCGGTGGAGGATGAGGGGCGCATCTTCATCCGCGCCCTGCGCACCATCGGGGAAGGCGAGGAGCTGACCTACGACTATCGCCTGCAGCTTCCGGGGCGGCGATCGCGCAAGGTCGAGACCCGCTACTCCTGCCGCTGCGGCGCCCCTGACTGCCGTGGCACCATGCTGGAGCCACGGCCGCGCTCAGTCCTCGGCTAG
- the cdaA gene encoding diadenylate cyclase CdaA has protein sequence MTEVWRIILPGWRDLLDIAIVGVLFYQVWRLMRGTRAVPMFLGLLLILFTYVVVQLMELDLISLIFKEFATVWAIAIVILFQPELRRFLIHFGNSPLLARLFPIRATGLVEEIAKAAADLSRRQYGGLFVITREVGLRAVQETGVRLQAELSRELLVSIFFPRTPLHDGAVIITGTLIQAAKCILPLSTSPTIDGLGTRHRAAVGISEESDAVVVVVSEETGHIRVAVGGRLWSIRDEAHLAITLKRLFSKGHRREKLAGESSPALAED, from the coding sequence GTGACAGAAGTCTGGAGGATCATCCTGCCCGGCTGGCGGGATCTGCTCGACATCGCCATCGTGGGCGTGCTGTTCTACCAAGTCTGGCGCCTGATGCGCGGCACGCGCGCCGTGCCCATGTTCCTGGGCCTGCTCCTCATCCTTTTCACCTATGTGGTCGTGCAGCTGATGGAGCTGGACCTCATCTCGCTCATCTTCAAGGAGTTCGCCACCGTCTGGGCCATTGCCATTGTCATCCTCTTCCAGCCGGAGCTGCGCCGCTTCCTCATCCATTTCGGCAACTCACCGCTCTTGGCGCGCCTCTTTCCCATTCGCGCCACCGGCTTGGTGGAGGAGATCGCCAAGGCCGCCGCCGACCTGAGTCGCCGGCAGTACGGCGGACTCTTCGTCATCACGCGGGAAGTGGGCCTGCGCGCCGTGCAGGAGACCGGCGTCCGCCTGCAGGCGGAGCTCAGCCGCGAGCTGCTCGTCTCGATCTTCTTCCCTCGCACGCCTCTTCACGATGGTGCCGTCATCATCACAGGCACGCTCATCCAGGCCGCCAAGTGCATCCTGCCCCTCTCCACCAGCCCCACGATCGATGGCCTGGGCACCCGCCACCGGGCCGCGGTGGGCATCAGCGAGGAATCCGACGCCGTGGTGGTGGTGGTCTCGGAGGAGACGGGGCACATCCGGGTGGCGGTGGGTGGGCGCCTGTGGTCCATCCGCGACGAGGCCCATCTTGCCATCACGCTCAAACGGCTCTTCAGCAAGGGGCACCGTCGCGAGAAGTTGGCGGGCGAGTCGTCGCCCGCGCTAGCCGAGGACTGA
- the tsaB gene encoding tRNA (adenosine(37)-N6)-threonylcarbamoyltransferase complex dimerization subunit type 1 TsaB: MPVCLAIDTSTRQTGLALAVDGLLELRRFAPPRNAGQWLLPAVADMLEAYGLKAEQLDLIVLANGPGSFTGLRIGLASAKGLALGGGAALVPVSTLEVLAWQAPTRQGHVLPLVEARRGEVFTAAWRRRGETLAQTTAPCRKEIATLLAEAPDDTLFIGPALLVQREAFLATGRHLELAPDPDCLLSLPWLVELGLRRWERLGGEDPVSLEPDYLFEFQPTPGKARA; encoded by the coding sequence ATGCCGGTCTGCCTGGCCATCGACACCTCCACCCGCCAAACCGGACTGGCCCTAGCCGTGGACGGCCTGCTGGAGCTGCGCCGCTTCGCTCCACCGCGCAACGCCGGCCAATGGCTCCTGCCGGCGGTGGCCGACATGCTGGAAGCCTACGGACTGAAGGCGGAGCAACTGGATCTCATCGTGTTGGCCAATGGCCCGGGATCCTTCACCGGGCTGCGCATCGGATTGGCCAGCGCCAAGGGACTGGCCCTCGGCGGCGGCGCGGCCCTGGTCCCCGTCTCCACCCTTGAAGTGCTGGCCTGGCAGGCGCCCACCCGCCAGGGCCATGTTCTTCCCCTGGTGGAGGCACGTCGCGGGGAGGTGTTCACGGCCGCCTGGCGTCGCCGGGGCGAAACACTCGCCCAGACGACGGCGCCCTGCCGCAAGGAGATCGCCACGCTGCTGGCGGAAGCCCCCGACGACACCTTGTTCATCGGTCCGGCCTTGCTGGTCCAACGGGAGGCCTTTCTGGCCACCGGCCGACATCTGGAGCTGGCCCCCGACCCGGACTGCCTCCTCTCGCTTCCCTGGCTGGTGGAACTGGGCTTGCGCCGGTGGGAGCGCCTGGGCGGCGAGGATCCAGTCAGCCTGGAACCGGACTATCTCTTCGAGTTCCAACCCACACCCGGAAAGGCCCGCGCGTGA
- a CDS encoding TolC family protein, with protein MNKGLLTIALATAILLIHHPLPASPPLTLDPGHAYTFDELLALGQAHNTGLRESALAVEGLQWERLEAWGRLMPTLTAGSSYGRSERNVITYEDANGEVKELPDAQTYRATSSHLSLNLRQTLFAGFANTAAVRRALLARQDVLGEDSRQQQQFRHDLSKTAHAVLASQSRQATEQTLLEDRLRQLELARMRLQVGKGTELEVLQMEIDVGRQQVNVAAADQDLRSSWDALSLLLGAEPGPPGRLEMDFEVFQPAWRQEALINEALDSREEVQRGRRSLEQARLQTVEARAGFMPSLNLQLGHSRSEQRSEPEAWKPFPRNYDNSAALSLQLPLFQGFATVNAWQSSRINERRLALAHDQLEREVRAQIREAVLRLEAAWSQSRMTESNLELARRSLALERERYRLGLASLLQVQSAEATWHQAENDHLAQRLAFRDRLAELELAVGRDLTR; from the coding sequence ATGAACAAGGGCCTATTGACTATCGCGCTGGCCACGGCGATCCTGCTGATCCACCATCCCTTGCCAGCCTCCCCGCCCCTTACGCTGGATCCTGGGCACGCCTACACCTTTGACGAACTGCTGGCCCTGGGCCAGGCCCACAACACCGGTCTGCGCGAGAGCGCCCTGGCGGTGGAAGGGCTGCAGTGGGAGCGGCTGGAGGCCTGGGGCCGCCTCATGCCGACCCTGACGGCAGGGTCTTCCTATGGTCGCTCCGAGCGCAATGTCATCACCTACGAGGACGCCAACGGGGAAGTGAAGGAATTGCCCGACGCCCAGACCTACCGCGCCACGAGCAGTCATCTCAGTTTGAACCTGCGGCAGACCCTCTTCGCCGGATTCGCCAACACGGCCGCCGTGCGCCGCGCACTGTTGGCCCGGCAGGACGTGTTGGGGGAAGATTCGCGCCAGCAGCAGCAGTTCCGCCATGACTTGAGCAAGACCGCCCATGCCGTCTTGGCCTCCCAGTCGCGCCAGGCCACGGAGCAGACCTTGCTCGAGGACCGGCTGCGCCAGCTGGAGCTGGCCCGCATGCGCCTGCAGGTGGGCAAGGGAACAGAGCTGGAAGTCCTTCAGATGGAAATCGACGTGGGCCGCCAGCAAGTGAACGTGGCTGCCGCCGATCAGGATCTGCGCAGCAGTTGGGATGCCTTGTCACTGCTCCTGGGCGCCGAGCCCGGCCCCCCGGGACGGCTGGAGATGGACTTCGAGGTGTTTCAGCCCGCCTGGCGCCAGGAGGCGCTGATCAACGAGGCCCTCGACTCCCGCGAAGAGGTCCAGCGTGGCCGGCGATCCCTGGAGCAGGCCCGCCTCCAGACGGTGGAAGCCCGCGCCGGCTTCATGCCCAGCCTCAACCTGCAGCTGGGCCACTCCCGCAGCGAGCAGCGCTCGGAACCGGAGGCCTGGAAGCCTTTTCCCCGCAATTACGACAACAGCGCCGCTCTTTCACTTCAGCTCCCTCTCTTCCAAGGGTTCGCGACGGTCAACGCCTGGCAGAGCAGCCGCATCAACGAGCGGCGCCTTGCCCTGGCGCACGACCAGCTCGAACGCGAAGTGCGTGCCCAGATCCGCGAGGCCGTGCTGCGCCTGGAGGCCGCCTGGTCGCAGAGTCGGATGACGGAATCGAACCTGGAACTGGCACGCCGCAGCCTGGCCCTGGAACGGGAACGCTACCGGCTGGGCCTCGCCTCGCTGTTGCAGGTGCAGAGCGCCGAGGCCACCTGGCACCAGGCGGAGAACGATCATCTGGCCCAGCGACTGGCTTTCCGCGACCGTCTCGCCGAGTTGGAACTGGCCGTCGGCCGAGACCTGACGCGCTGA
- a CDS encoding PDZ domain-containing protein, with product MKHLTFLLVVVLLSCTSRAAEHAFLGIVPEKSVPVNAQGFSGAGLLIKQVVAKGPAAEVGIKGGDILTHFNGKPIEDGDDLSFFLRRSKPGDKVSLDWIRGDSRQKGDVRLGARDEPELRAKAVAQLGKAMGNTAYLGIGSLSINNNLLTYFGVKENHGILIDAVVKGSPADKAGLKVGDVLVSLDGRAVDSPGRLRRLLQDYRPGAKARLELVRNRQVLQVDLVIGSREQSSLDPLESPRLPKLRGMPEMPDWPELPSVDVLGDLPGRVAVDSTLNLLRRLIGPPLALLER from the coding sequence ATGAAACACCTCACCTTCCTGCTGGTTGTCGTTCTTCTCTCCTGCACCAGCCGGGCCGCGGAGCATGCTTTCCTGGGGATCGTCCCTGAGAAGTCCGTGCCAGTCAATGCCCAGGGCTTCAGTGGAGCCGGCCTTCTGATCAAGCAAGTGGTGGCCAAAGGCCCCGCCGCTGAAGTAGGGATCAAAGGCGGCGACATTCTGACGCACTTCAATGGCAAGCCCATCGAGGACGGCGATGACCTTTCCTTCTTCCTGCGCCGTTCGAAGCCGGGGGACAAGGTGAGCCTGGATTGGATCAGGGGTGACAGTCGTCAGAAGGGCGATGTCCGGCTGGGCGCCCGCGACGAACCCGAATTGCGGGCCAAGGCGGTGGCCCAGTTGGGCAAGGCCATGGGCAACACGGCGTATCTCGGCATCGGGAGTCTATCCATCAACAACAACCTCTTGACCTACTTCGGAGTGAAGGAGAACCACGGCATCCTCATCGATGCTGTGGTCAAAGGTTCGCCGGCGGACAAGGCAGGGCTGAAAGTGGGGGACGTCCTGGTCTCGCTGGATGGCCGCGCCGTGGACAGCCCGGGACGACTGCGCCGATTGCTGCAGGATTACCGGCCAGGCGCCAAGGCCCGCCTGGAACTGGTGCGCAACCGCCAGGTCCTGCAGGTTGATCTCGTCATCGGCAGCCGTGAGCAATCCAGTCTCGACCCGTTGGAAAGCCCCCGATTGCCGAAATTGCGCGGCATGCCGGAGATGCCGGACTGGCCGGAACTGCCTTCTGTTGATGTCCTGGGCGACCTGCCCGGCCGGGTGGCGGTCGACTCTACCCTGAACCTGTTGCGGCGCCTGATCGGACCGCCCCTGGCTTTGCTGGAGAGATGA
- a CDS encoding FAD-dependent oxidoreductase produces the protein MTSIRTDVAIAGGGLAGMSLALDLARAGRRVALMERRAGLGGAVHTMPGGVDNSVHLMLAACSRCLARLEELGSRHLLVELDPWAVVQDGHRRLRLPMGAPLRVMPAAARSLGIGRTLGLLGNLALLMGHQARPGERAAQVLARSGVRAGGGAERFWREWALSIFNAPTELVDGALFLRTMRLLFANPRLQRPFAAAHTLEELWIGPFRRRLDEQGVRLLTGCPLRAVVRDAHRVLAFVGPGHRVEADHFVWAGPPDGLRTVDGLADVAPAMPPRSEGRHIVNFRLAARGRFASGGLMGWFGRPFQWIFPGPGGEVVLVGSGWTDEDLAHRARMEQLVPELLASHGFDSLGGGRWVVQRHATPMPTPAFEAARPGPRSSLVNVWWSGAWLDTGLPQSMESALAGAELTFRILQDK, from the coding sequence ATGACAAGCATTCGGACAGATGTGGCCATTGCCGGCGGCGGGTTGGCCGGCATGAGTCTGGCGCTTGACCTGGCGCGGGCTGGCCGGCGCGTCGCCCTGATGGAGCGGCGGGCCGGGCTGGGTGGGGCCGTCCACACGATGCCCGGAGGTGTTGACAACAGTGTCCACCTCATGTTGGCGGCCTGTTCACGCTGCTTGGCCCGGCTGGAAGAACTTGGCTCCCGCCATCTGCTGGTGGAGTTGGATCCCTGGGCCGTGGTCCAGGATGGACACAGGCGTTTGCGCTTGCCCATGGGGGCTCCCCTGCGCGTCATGCCGGCGGCGGCCCGTTCGCTGGGGATTGGTCGGACACTGGGCCTGCTCGGCAACCTGGCCCTGCTGATGGGACATCAGGCCCGACCTGGCGAGAGAGCGGCACAAGTCCTTGCCCGCAGTGGGGTCCGGGCGGGGGGCGGCGCCGAGCGCTTCTGGCGCGAGTGGGCGCTCAGCATTTTCAATGCGCCGACGGAGCTGGTGGATGGGGCGCTCTTCCTGCGCACGATGCGCCTGCTCTTCGCCAACCCACGCCTTCAACGCCCCTTTGCCGCCGCCCATACGCTGGAGGAGCTTTGGATTGGACCATTCCGCCGTCGGCTGGACGAGCAGGGCGTACGCCTGCTGACGGGCTGTCCGCTGCGTGCCGTGGTGCGGGATGCACATCGCGTCCTCGCCTTTGTTGGACCCGGACACCGGGTGGAGGCTGACCACTTCGTGTGGGCGGGACCGCCCGACGGACTTCGCACAGTGGATGGTCTGGCCGACGTGGCCCCGGCCATGCCTCCGCGCAGCGAAGGGCGCCACATCGTCAACTTCAGGCTGGCGGCGCGGGGACGCTTTGCCTCGGGCGGCCTGATGGGTTGGTTCGGCCGGCCCTTTCAGTGGATCTTCCCTGGTCCCGGAGGAGAGGTGGTGCTGGTGGGCAGTGGTTGGACGGACGAGGATCTCGCCCATCGGGCGAGGATGGAGCAACTCGTGCCGGAGCTTCTAGCCAGTCATGGCTTTGATTCCCTGGGAGGGGGGCGCTGGGTGGTGCAGCGACATGCCACGCCCATGCCCACGCCGGCCTTCGAGGCTGCTCGCCCGGGTCCTCGCAGCTCGTTGGTCAACGTGTGGTGGAGCGGTGCCTGGCTGGACACCGGCCTCCCACAATCCATGGAGTCGGCGCTGGCCGGGGCGGAATTGACTTTCCGAATCCTGCAGGACAAGTGA
- a CDS encoding squalene/phytoene synthase family protein: MTSAPASELPPARLRQAHAFCTLFAKVNARHFYYAFRFMRKEQRRAIHAVYAFCQKADQLMDLEPDAAEKRLRLAERRAELDWLEGLLAGSRRDLPTDPILLALLDSLQRRPLPLDLFRSLLDGLEMDLERRSYANMDELENYCWHVASTVGRMVIGILGSREPQARLFADRLGLAMQLTNIARDVREDARDGRVYLPEDLLSRHGLRREDILAERDGQAVRDLLRELCVAAEARYEEAMSHLPRNERNLLKPALVMAGLYRPILGELARRAYNPFLGKVGYPIWRKMVIAIKIILS; encoded by the coding sequence ATGACCAGTGCCCCTGCATCCGAGCTGCCGCCCGCCCGCCTGCGCCAAGCCCATGCCTTCTGCACTCTGTTCGCGAAGGTCAATGCCCGGCACTTCTACTACGCATTCCGGTTCATGCGCAAGGAACAGCGGCGGGCCATCCATGCCGTCTACGCATTCTGTCAGAAGGCGGACCAGTTGATGGACCTCGAGCCGGATGCGGCCGAGAAGCGGCTCCGGCTGGCGGAAAGGCGGGCTGAGCTGGACTGGCTGGAGGGCTTGCTCGCCGGCTCTCGCCGGGATCTCCCCACCGATCCCATTCTCCTCGCCCTGCTGGACAGCCTGCAACGTCGGCCCCTCCCGCTGGACTTGTTCCGATCCTTGCTCGATGGGTTGGAAATGGACCTGGAACGGCGCTCCTATGCCAACATGGACGAGCTGGAGAACTACTGCTGGCATGTCGCCTCCACTGTCGGGCGGATGGTCATCGGCATCCTGGGCAGCCGGGAGCCTCAGGCCAGGCTGTTTGCCGATCGTCTGGGACTGGCCATGCAGTTGACGAACATCGCGCGGGATGTGCGCGAGGACGCCCGCGACGGCCGGGTCTACTTGCCGGAGGATCTTCTCTCCCGCCACGGACTGCGGCGGGAGGATATCCTGGCGGAGCGGGACGGGCAGGCGGTGCGGGACCTCCTGCGCGAATTGTGCGTGGCGGCGGAGGCCCGCTATGAGGAGGCCATGTCTCATCTGCCCCGGAACGAACGGAACTTGCTGAAGCCGGCCCTGGTCATGGCCGGACTCTACCGCCCGATCCTGGGGGAGCTGGCCCGGCGCGCCTACAATCCCTTTCTGGGCAAGGTGGGCTATCCCATCTGGCGAAAGATGGTGATAGCCATCAAGATCATCCTCTCATGA